CTCGGCGGACGGCCACTCGGGAGACCTGGGCTATCCGTCCACGGTCGAACTGAACGACGGAACCCTGTTGAGCATCTGGTACGAGAAGCTGGCCAGTTCGCCCCGGGCGGTGCTTCGCCAGGCCCGCTGGTCGCTGTAGCTGCTACCGCGCCACCCTCCTCCGGCTCCGCCGGTGCTGCCAGTAGCTGATGAGCGTCCCGGCGGAGAGGTCCACGGCCAGGGCGGAGGGCGCCACCCACATGAAGCTGACCGGGTCCTTTCCCGTCACCGGATCCATGCCGAAGAGGGGCCCGGAGAAGGCCGTCAACGCGCCGGCCACGATCCCCAGGCCGGTGCCCACAGCCACTCCCAGAGGCTTGGCAAAGGGAACGAAAAAAGCGAAGAAGAAGAGCCCGAAGACGGGCGCCGCCAGGAGCGAGGAGGTCTTGTTGCTCACCGCCCAGATGTTCCCGGGCACATGCTGCAGGAAGGAACCGCCCACCACGACGCCCCCCCCGATGGCGAAAGCCAGGATCTTGGCGATGCGGGTTCGCTTTCGCTCGCTGGCCGGAAGCCTGCCGAAGCGGGCCAGGAAATCCCGGGTGACGACCGCCGTTATGGAGTTGACCCCCGAATCGATGCTGGACATGGCCGCGGCGAACATGGCGGAGACCACCAGTCCCGAAACGCCGGGCGGCAGCATGTAGGCGATGTAGTAGGGGAAGACGTCGTCCCCGTCCCGGACCAGCTCAATCCCTCCGGGCAGCTTCCCGGGGAATTCCTGAAAGTATCCCAAGAGGGCGAATCCCACCGTCCAGAGGGAGACGATGATGACGACGCTCACGATCAGGTGGGTCAGGTAGGCCCGGCGGGCCGCGCGGACGTCCCGGGTCGCCATGAAGCGCTGGACCATGGTCTGGTCGCCTCCGGCGACGCAGATGGTGAGGACGAAGACGTAAAAAATGGATCCCAGGATGCTGATCCGGACTCCGGGATCGAAGCTGAAGAGGGGTTGAACGTCCCAGTGCGGCTGCCAGCCGGTGGGAATCCAGCTCAGTCCCCCCAGTTCCCAGGTCACCAGGCCGATGGCCAGGCAGGCGCCGCCGAACATGAGAAGGGCCTGGACGGTGTCGGTGATCACCACCGCCCGAAGACCTCCCAGCGACGTGTAGAGGACCGCCACCAGTCCGGTGAGGAGGGTGACCAGCGGGATCCAGGCCTCGTCCACCCCTAACATGACGGTCACGGCCTTGGCGGACAGGAAGACCAGCAGCGACATCCAGGTGAGTCGGAGCAGGACGAAGAGGACCGCCCCCAACAGCCGGACCCGCACCCCCAATCGTTCTTCCAGGAGCTCGTAGGCGCTGGTCACCCGGCTCCTCATGTAGACGGGGATGATGGCGTACACGACGATCAGGAAGGCGAAGGGATAGGCCAGGAAGTTGAGCAGCCCTCCCGGCCCTTTGGAGATGGCCTCTCCGGGGACGGCCAGATAGGAAATGGTGCTCAGGAGCGTGGCGAACATGGAGAACCCGATGAGCATCGGGTTCATCCGGCCGCTGCCGGTAAAGTACTCCCGGGTCGTCTTCTGCCGGCGGCCGCAGGTGTAGCCCAGGACGACGGTTCCCAGGGCGTAGAGGAGGAGGATGGCCCAGTCGACCGCCGTCAGTCCGCCCGGCAAGCGTCTACCCTATCCCGCCGGACCTCGCGAGGAGCCTCCCGCGGCGCTGGACTCTACTGCTCGGAGAGCTTGCTTTCGATCAGGCTGACGACCGCGGGGTCGTCGGGGCGAGTCCTGGGCTGGAACCGGGCCACGACGTTTCCGGACCGGTCCAGAACGAACTTCTCGAAGTTCCAACTGATCTCGCCGGTCCCCTTGGGCGAGGTCGGGACCGACTTGAGGTACTTGTAGAGTCCGGCCGCGCCGTCGCCGTTGACCTCGATCTTGGAGAACATGTCGAACTCGACGCCGTAGTTGGCGGTGCAGAACTTGCGAATCTCCGCGTCGGTTCCCGGTTCCTGGCCCTTGAACTGGTTGCAGGGGAATCCCAGGATCGCCAGGCCCTGTCCCGAGTACTTCTCGTGAAGGTCCTGAAGCTGTTCGTATTGCGGCGTCAGCCCGCACTTGCTGGCCACGTTCACGATCATCACAACCTTGCCCTTGTACGCGCTCAGATCCACGTCCTTGCCGTCCAGGGACTTCAGGGTGAAGTCGAGAGCGGGGGCGGATTTTTCGCCCGCCTCGACGCTGACGGTTCCCGCCAGCAGGACAGCCACAACCAGACAAACAGCAAATGGGAACAGATCAGAGAAACTGGACATGCGAAATCCTCCTCACAGCAACCCGGCGTCCACCGGCAACACAAATCTGAGCCTCAGTTTACGCTGTCCCGGCGCGAGAAATCCACAGCGATTTCCGAGGGCAGGCACACCATCCGCATTCACGCGGACGCCTCCACCAACGGCTGGATC
This window of the Acidobacteriota bacterium genome carries:
- a CDS encoding sodium/solute symporter (Members of the Solute:Sodium Symporter (SSS), TC 2.A.21 as described in tcdb.org, catalyze solute:Na+ symport. Known solutes for members of the family include sugars, amino acids, nucleosides, inositols, vitamins, urea or anions, depending on the system.), yielding MPGGLTAVDWAILLLYALGTVVLGYTCGRRQKTTREYFTGSGRMNPMLIGFSMFATLLSTISYLAVPGEAISKGPGGLLNFLAYPFAFLIVVYAIIPVYMRSRVTSAYELLEERLGVRVRLLGAVLFVLLRLTWMSLLVFLSAKAVTVMLGVDEAWIPLVTLLTGLVAVLYTSLGGLRAVVITDTVQALLMFGGACLAIGLVTWELGGLSWIPTGWQPHWDVQPLFSFDPGVRISILGSIFYVFVLTICVAGGDQTMVQRFMATRDVRAARRAYLTHLIVSVVIIVSLWTVGFALLGYFQEFPGKLPGGIELVRDGDDVFPYYIAYMLPPGVSGLVVSAMFAAAMSSIDSGVNSITAVVTRDFLARFGRLPASERKRTRIAKILAFAIGGGVVVGGSFLQHVPGNIWAVSNKTSSLLAAPVFGLFFFAFFVPFAKPLGVAVGTGLGIVAGALTAFSGPLFGMDPVTGKDPVSFMWVAPSALAVDLSAGTLISYWQHRRSRRRVAR
- a CDS encoding glutathione peroxidase gives rise to the protein MSSFSDLFPFAVCLVVAVLLAGTVSVEAGEKSAPALDFTLKSLDGKDVDLSAYKGKVVMIVNVASKCGLTPQYEQLQDLHEKYSGQGLAILGFPCNQFKGQEPGTDAEIRKFCTANYGVEFDMFSKIEVNGDGAAGLYKYLKSVPTSPKGTGEISWNFEKFVLDRSGNVVARFQPRTRPDDPAVVSLIESKLSEQ